One Pseudomonadota bacterium genomic region harbors:
- a CDS encoding MarR family transcriptional regulator has protein sequence MNATTDPIQQMAEDADGPVQELLLRLETLTGSRVRDEISNSQYRVLAEIGGREALSVGDLGKAIRSAQSTTSEMVARLAKAGLVRKLRGSPGGAVADGRVVMIELTDLGRKMVQQYRKRVHEWSRSLLGRMAPGERDACLEALQRLDELLRKGMDA, from the coding sequence ATGAACGCAACGACTGATCCCATTCAACAGATGGCGGAGGATGCCGACGGGCCCGTACAGGAGCTGTTGCTCCGCTTGGAGACCCTGACCGGCTCCCGCGTGCGCGACGAAATCTCGAACTCCCAGTACAGGGTCCTTGCGGAGATCGGCGGGCGCGAGGCTCTGTCGGTCGGTGACCTGGGGAAGGCGATCCGGTCGGCCCAGAGCACCACGTCCGAGATGGTGGCGCGGCTCGCGAAGGCGGGGCTCGTCCGGAAGCTCCGAGGCTCCCCAGGTGGGGCGGTGGCCGATGGTCGCGTCGTCATGATCGAGCTGACCGACCTGGGCCGGAAGATGGTGCAGCAGTACCGGAAGCGCGTGCACGAGTGGAGCCGGTCGCTGCTGGGCAGGATGGCCCCCGGCGAGCGCGACGCTTGCCTGGAAGCGCTGCAACGCCTCGATGAGCTGCTACGCAAGGGCATGGACGCATAG
- a CDS encoding PAS domain S-box protein → MTQSPDSEKRSRRDPVSPDDLPRSVLDDLLEGCQVIGPDYCYLYVNHAVAAQGRTTRENLVGRTMQAVYPDIEATAMFAVLRQSMEKRISQKMENEFVFPDGSSGWFELRFEPVPAGVAVFSVEITERRRVEAVLHRTQRAFRTLSKCNQTLVRASDEDRFLRDVCALAVEHGYRLAWIGFKESDAARSVRPVAAAGVDEGYTTALQVTWGDDARGHGPTGRAIRTGETAVARFIATDPEFAPWNAAALLRGFLSSVALPFRVDGEVAGALNLYAAEPDAFDGEELKLLEEMALDLGYGIATLRARVAHQLAQESTRASAQRWSGTFNAISDTVCVISTNHEFVEINDAGCAAIGRPREEIIGRKCFDLLHGTDIPIMACPCSQVGQALKPAVGMLEQGDRCYELLAWPILGSDRRLEGFVHIVKDITERKRVEQALRENEARFRAVFEVTSVGIVQVDPRDGRIGRYNEKYREITGYSDEELRAMQFRELTHPDDRERDWELFSRAVRGETPDYRNEKRYVRKDGSIVWVRLNASFVRDSAGKPLRTVAICEDITESKRAEVALRESEERYRMLFENSLDAVLLTVPDGSVLSANPAACHMFGRTEAEIHTLGRDAILDPKDPRLVGLLATRARDGKAFGELAFFRKDGSSFPGEVSSVLFEERSGSVRSSMIIRDITERKLAEIALRQSEGKFRTIFEASASAMAIIERDKMISMVNREFSKLSLYEEADVIGQSWLTLIPPEDLGRLQEYNSRRLIDPKSAPDQYEFTFYRKDGAVRNCLMSVGVIPTSNQIICSFVDITERKRAEAKRLELEEQLRGAQKMEAIGRLAGGVAHDFNNLLAVIISYAEFTIEQLRESDPVRSDIKEICKAGHRAAVLTRQLLAFGRKQMLAPEVLSLNDVVTDIESMLTRLLGEDVDVATYLAEDLGNVTADRGQIEQVLMNLAVNSRDAMPEGGKLTIETANVELDENYAERHVAVVPGRYVLLSVTDTGCGMDAETQSRVFEPFFTTKERGKGTGLGLSTAYGIVKQSGGNIWIYSVPGQGTTFKVYLPRVNALAVEAALKPVSEAPTGSETVLVVEDEDAVRRLTERILRTAGYRVLAASNGGEALLLCEKHGDAIDLLLTDVVMPQMGGRELSDRLAKLSPGLRVLFTSGYTDEAIVHHGALDQGTNFIGKPFSAAALTRKVRAVLDEPGPEAKL, encoded by the coding sequence ATGACGCAATCGCCCGATTCCGAGAAGAGATCCCGCCGAGATCCGGTTTCGCCCGACGATCTGCCGCGCAGCGTGCTCGATGATCTCCTCGAAGGCTGCCAAGTCATCGGCCCCGACTATTGCTACCTCTACGTCAACCACGCCGTGGCCGCACAAGGTCGCACGACTCGGGAAAATCTGGTCGGCCGCACCATGCAGGCGGTCTACCCCGACATCGAGGCCACCGCCATGTTCGCGGTCCTCCGGCAGAGCATGGAAAAACGCATCTCCCAGAAGATGGAGAACGAGTTCGTTTTTCCGGACGGATCGAGCGGCTGGTTCGAGCTGAGGTTCGAGCCGGTTCCCGCCGGTGTGGCGGTTTTCTCGGTGGAGATCACTGAACGCAGGCGCGTCGAGGCGGTCCTGCACCGGACCCAACGAGCGTTCAGGACGCTCAGCAAGTGCAACCAGACGCTGGTTCGGGCGAGCGACGAAGATCGGTTTCTGCGGGACGTCTGCGCGCTCGCCGTGGAACACGGATACCGTCTGGCATGGATCGGTTTCAAGGAGTCGGACGCGGCGAGGTCGGTGCGCCCGGTCGCGGCGGCCGGGGTCGACGAGGGCTACACCACCGCGCTGCAGGTCACCTGGGGCGACGATGCGAGAGGGCACGGGCCGACGGGACGCGCTATCAGGACCGGCGAGACGGCCGTCGCGCGCTTCATCGCGACCGACCCGGAGTTCGCTCCGTGGAACGCGGCGGCCCTCTTGCGCGGCTTCCTCTCGTCGGTCGCCTTGCCGTTCCGGGTCGACGGCGAGGTCGCCGGAGCCCTCAACCTCTACGCTGCGGAGCCGGACGCGTTCGACGGCGAAGAGCTGAAGCTGCTCGAAGAGATGGCCCTCGACCTCGGCTACGGCATTGCCACCCTGCGTGCGCGTGTTGCCCACCAGTTGGCACAGGAGTCGACTCGCGCGTCGGCCCAGCGGTGGAGCGGCACGTTCAACGCCATCTCGGACACCGTCTGTGTCATCTCCACGAACCACGAGTTCGTCGAAATCAACGATGCGGGTTGCGCTGCTATAGGTCGACCGAGAGAAGAGATCATCGGTCGAAAGTGCTTCGATCTCTTGCACGGGACCGATATCCCTATCATGGCCTGCCCGTGCAGCCAGGTGGGACAAGCCCTCAAACCCGCCGTCGGAATGCTGGAGCAGGGCGACCGATGCTATGAGCTGCTCGCCTGGCCCATCCTCGGTTCGGACCGCCGACTGGAAGGCTTCGTGCACATCGTGAAGGACATCACCGAGCGCAAGCGGGTCGAGCAGGCGCTGCGCGAGAACGAGGCGCGTTTCCGCGCGGTGTTCGAAGTGACTTCCGTCGGCATCGTTCAGGTAGATCCGCGGGACGGGCGGATTGGCCGGTACAACGAGAAGTACCGCGAGATCACCGGTTACAGCGACGAGGAGCTGCGCGCCATGCAGTTCCGGGAGCTGACGCACCCGGACGATCGCGAGCGTGACTGGGAGCTGTTCTCCCGCGCAGTGCGCGGCGAGACGCCCGACTACCGGAACGAGAAGCGCTACGTGCGCAAGGACGGTTCGATCGTCTGGGTGCGTTTGAACGCTTCGTTCGTGCGCGACAGCGCGGGCAAGCCCCTGCGCACCGTGGCTATCTGCGAGGACATCACCGAGAGCAAGCGGGCGGAGGTCGCGCTTCGGGAGAGTGAGGAGCGCTACCGCATGCTGTTCGAGAACAGCCTGGATGCCGTGCTCCTCACCGTCCCGGACGGCAGCGTCCTGTCCGCCAACCCGGCGGCGTGCCACATGTTCGGCAGAACCGAGGCGGAGATCCATACGCTCGGACGCGATGCCATTCTTGATCCCAAGGACCCCCGTCTGGTCGGGTTGCTGGCGACGAGGGCCAGGGATGGCAAGGCGTTCGGAGAGCTGGCCTTCTTCAGGAAGGACGGCTCCTCGTTCCCCGGTGAAGTGTCGTCCGTGCTCTTTGAGGAGCGATCCGGCTCCGTGCGGAGCAGCATGATCATTCGCGACATCACCGAGCGCAAACTGGCCGAGATCGCGTTGCGTCAGAGCGAGGGGAAATTCCGGACCATCTTCGAGGCCAGCGCGTCTGCGATGGCGATCATCGAGCGCGACAAGATGATCTCGATGGTCAACCGGGAGTTCAGCAAGCTGAGTCTGTACGAGGAGGCCGATGTCATCGGGCAGAGCTGGCTGACGCTGATTCCGCCCGAGGACCTCGGCCGGTTACAGGAGTACAACAGCAGGAGGCTCATCGACCCCAAGAGCGCCCCCGACCAGTACGAGTTCACGTTTTACCGGAAGGACGGCGCAGTCCGAAACTGCCTCATGTCCGTGGGAGTGATCCCCACGAGCAACCAGATCATCTGCTCCTTCGTGGACATCACCGAGCGCAAGCGGGCGGAGGCGAAGCGCCTCGAACTCGAAGAGCAGCTTCGGGGAGCCCAGAAGATGGAGGCAATCGGCCGCCTCGCGGGCGGCGTGGCGCACGACTTCAACAACCTGCTCGCCGTCATCATCAGCTACGCCGAGTTCACAATCGAACAGTTGCGCGAGTCCGATCCTGTGAGATCGGACATTAAGGAGATCTGCAAGGCGGGGCACCGGGCTGCGGTGTTGACGAGACAGCTCCTGGCTTTCGGCCGCAAGCAGATGCTGGCGCCCGAGGTGCTGAGCCTCAACGACGTGGTCACCGACATCGAAAGCATGCTCACACGGCTCCTCGGCGAGGACGTCGATGTCGCGACCTACCTCGCCGAGGATCTTGGCAACGTCACGGCGGACCGCGGCCAGATCGAGCAGGTGCTCATGAACCTGGCGGTCAACTCGCGCGACGCCATGCCCGAAGGCGGCAAGTTGACCATCGAGACCGCCAACGTCGAGTTGGACGAGAACTACGCGGAGCGGCACGTCGCCGTCGTACCCGGTCGGTACGTACTGCTGTCTGTGACCGACACGGGGTGCGGCATGGACGCCGAGACGCAGAGCCGCGTGTTCGAGCCGTTCTTCACGACCAAGGAGAGGGGCAAGGGCACGGGGCTCGGCCTCTCCACGGCCTACGGCATCGTCAAGCAGAGCGGGGGCAACATCTGGATCTACAGCGTGCCCGGACAGGGCACGACCTTCAAGGTCTACCTGCCGCGCGTGAACGCTCTCGCGGTCGAGGCGGCACTGAAGCCGGTGTCCGAGGCACCCACGGGAAGCGAGACGGTGCTTGTCGTCGAGGACGAGGACGCGGTGCGCAGGCTGACGGAGCGCATCTTGCGGACAGCAGGGTATCGGGTGCTCGCCGCGTCGAACGGAGGCGAAGCCTTGCTGTTGTGCGAGAAGCACGGGGACGCGATCGACCTCCTCCTGACCGACGTGGTGATGCCACAGATGGGCGGACGAGAGCTGTCTGATCGATTGGCGAAGCTCTCCCCTGGGCTCCGGGTTCTCTTCACCTCGGGCTACACGGACGAAGCCATCGTCCACCATGGCGCCCTGGATCAAGGCACCAACTTCATCGGGAAGCCGTTCAGCGCCGCCGCGCTCACTCGAAAAGTGCGCGCCGTGCTGGATGAGCCGGGTCCGGAGGCGAAACTGTAG
- a CDS encoding ferritin family protein, which yields MTTITARQAIRNAIEAELAASRFYGLLADSTEDAESRAFLAGLAEQEVLHARAIEVKSREIADGPLPSRAEGEVEMIETLPEWRFADGVTLEQALDIAFEAENKASMYYDAFADFFDGPAKEFFVELARVEAEHAAELAKRKQRLS from the coding sequence ATGACCACGATCACCGCGCGCCAGGCGATCCGGAACGCCATCGAGGCCGAGCTCGCCGCGTCCCGTTTCTACGGGCTTCTCGCCGACAGCACCGAGGACGCGGAGAGCCGCGCGTTCCTCGCCGGGCTCGCCGAGCAAGAGGTCCTCCACGCCCGGGCGATCGAGGTGAAGAGCCGCGAGATCGCCGACGGCCCGCTCCCGAGTCGCGCCGAGGGCGAGGTCGAGATGATCGAGACGCTGCCCGAGTGGCGGTTCGCTGACGGCGTGACCCTGGAGCAGGCGCTCGACATCGCCTTCGAGGCCGAGAACAAAGCGTCCATGTACTACGACGCCTTCGCCGACTTCTTCGATGGTCCGGCGAAGGAGTTCTTCGTCGAGTTGGCGCGGGTCGAGGCCGAGCACGCTGCCGAGTTGGCGAAGCGGAAGCAGAGGTTGAGCTGA
- a CDS encoding tyrosine-type recombinase/integrase, whose amino-acid sequence MATEVHLRKLANSWQYDFKPPDGDRERKGGFRTKQAALCAGQKRLVEIEAGGKQITLDEAYKAYMAAIQMKDRARDVYEHHWTRIKPILGHLYIEEITTSELDVFKQKMPSNLGPRTVNHHLTLIRAVLRFMWKREKLAKLPYIPTLSVPRKDAPWYTTAERDRLLDGMFHLRPTWYLFFYLTCRLGLRRGEVYAISKDKIRDIPPQLVVDVQVQTGTKTRPAMITTRKNNEAYTLELSQDVVDAIKWHIDQGYAGSHYLFGDDKGGFPVWVDSYKRPLRYVQKKVGLRRLGHHAIGRHSVASQAATGGQSIKAIQAQLGHRSEQSTHRYAHLGSGAQLRVVDSLAPATPPHAAGQ is encoded by the coding sequence ATGGCGACTGAGGTCCACTTACGAAAGTTGGCGAATTCGTGGCAGTACGACTTCAAGCCTCCCGACGGGGATCGGGAGAGGAAAGGAGGCTTCAGGACGAAGCAGGCGGCTCTCTGTGCCGGTCAGAAACGGCTCGTGGAGATCGAGGCGGGCGGGAAGCAGATCACCCTCGACGAAGCCTACAAGGCGTACATGGCGGCGATCCAGATGAAGGACCGTGCTCGCGACGTCTACGAGCACCACTGGACGCGCATCAAGCCGATCCTCGGCCACCTGTACATCGAGGAGATCACCACCTCGGAGCTGGACGTGTTCAAGCAGAAGATGCCGAGCAACCTCGGCCCGCGTACCGTGAACCATCACCTGACGCTGATCCGCGCCGTGCTCAGGTTCATGTGGAAGCGGGAGAAGCTCGCCAAGCTGCCGTACATCCCTACCCTCTCCGTTCCGAGGAAGGATGCGCCCTGGTACACGACAGCGGAACGGGATCGACTACTCGACGGGATGTTTCACCTTCGCCCGACCTGGTACCTCTTCTTCTACTTGACCTGTCGGCTCGGCCTTCGCAGGGGCGAGGTGTACGCGATCTCGAAGGACAAGATCCGCGACATCCCGCCGCAGCTCGTGGTCGACGTGCAGGTGCAGACCGGCACGAAGACGCGACCAGCGATGATCACGACGCGGAAGAACAACGAGGCGTACACGCTGGAACTGTCGCAGGACGTAGTCGACGCGATCAAGTGGCACATCGATCAGGGCTACGCGGGCTCGCACTACCTCTTCGGCGACGACAAGGGCGGCTTCCCGGTCTGGGTCGACAGCTACAAGAGGCCGCTCCGCTACGTACAGAAGAAGGTCGGCCTTCGGCGACTCGGGCACCACGCGATCGGCAGGCACTCGGTGGCGAGCCAGGCTGCCACGGGAGGTCAGTCGATCAAGGCGATCCAGGCACAGCTCGGCCACCGCTCGGAGCAGAGCACGCACCGCTACGCGCACCTCGGATCGGGCGCACAGCTTCGCGTCGTCGATTCGCTCGCACCGGCAACGCCACCGCACGCTGCCGGACAGTAA
- a CDS encoding helix-turn-helix domain-containing protein: MPYRFQGAEAESLDAVQTDRDPGGGVPPGSGSTRKWLNYEQAADYTGWSVRYLRNLVSADQIPVYGPLRSRRFRVDMLDLFLTNRDAAMRKFLAERSSHHGD; this comes from the coding sequence ATGCCCTATCGATTTCAAGGTGCAGAGGCGGAAAGCCTCGATGCCGTCCAGACCGATCGAGATCCCGGTGGTGGGGTTCCCCCTGGTTCGGGATCAACACGGAAGTGGCTCAACTACGAGCAGGCCGCCGACTACACCGGCTGGTCCGTGCGGTACCTCCGCAACCTCGTGAGCGCGGATCAGATCCCGGTCTACGGGCCGCTCCGCTCGAGACGCTTCCGCGTGGACATGCTAGACCTGTTCCTGACGAACCGTGATGCCGCGATGCGCAAGTTCCTGGCTGAGAGGAGCTCGCATCATGGCGACTGA
- a CDS encoding phage Gp37/Gp68 family protein — translation MSTKISWTNETWNTVTGCQKVSAGCARCYAATMTRRLKAMGQEKYQAGFSEVVTHPECLGEPYKLRKPSMVFVNSMSDTFHKDVPVEFIQKIFSVAVDCPRHTFQVLTKRSERLVELAPQLPWPANVWMGVSVENERHVNRIDHLRQVPAAVRFLSIEPLLGPIPNLNLDGIDWVIVGGESGPGSEPVLEAWVVDIRDQCREAGVAFFFKQWGGRNNKKAGHLLLGETCQEMPDAANVVSRVVTKPAA, via the coding sequence ATGAGCACAAAAATCAGTTGGACCAACGAGACGTGGAACACAGTCACCGGCTGCCAGAAGGTCAGCGCGGGGTGTGCACGCTGCTACGCCGCGACGATGACCCGACGGTTGAAGGCCATGGGCCAGGAGAAGTACCAGGCGGGCTTCTCCGAGGTCGTGACCCACCCTGAGTGCCTCGGGGAGCCTTACAAGCTGCGGAAACCGAGCATGGTTTTCGTGAACTCGATGTCCGACACGTTCCACAAAGACGTGCCGGTGGAGTTCATCCAGAAGATCTTCTCGGTCGCGGTCGACTGTCCCCGGCATACGTTCCAGGTGCTCACGAAGCGCAGCGAGCGGCTCGTGGAGCTGGCGCCGCAGCTGCCCTGGCCCGCCAACGTATGGATGGGCGTCAGCGTCGAGAACGAGCGGCACGTAAACCGCATCGATCATCTGCGGCAGGTTCCGGCCGCCGTCCGGTTCCTCTCGATCGAGCCGCTCCTGGGGCCGATCCCCAATCTCAACCTCGACGGGATCGACTGGGTCATCGTCGGCGGTGAGTCGGGTCCGGGATCCGAGCCCGTACTCGAGGCGTGGGTCGTCGACATCCGCGATCAGTGCCGCGAGGCTGGTGTCGCTTTCTTCTTCAAGCAGTGGGGCGGACGCAACAACAAGAAGGCCGGGCACCTCCTTCTCGGGGAGACGTGCCAAGAGATGCCTGACGCGGCGAATGTCGTGTCGAGAGTGGTGACGAAGCCCGCTGCGTAG
- a CDS encoding DUF3631 domain-containing protein: MTPSKGLGALPEGAALEDLNSMDSDLNDEEESLQCLGPAQTRKDAIAGNRVGDDDTDIFAILKTLTQDDPEDVKRCALMEFASLLLKKKSIEFVMARDVAVRTLRKRGFGSPAETIDAAITRCQLERWAAEEKEEAERQAAEASVPVDGAKLLDDVAREIREHVILPAHSADAAALWVLHAHAHDAATHSPILVLRSPEKRSGKTTMLSLLGEIVPHRSSAANITPAALYTIVNYEHPTLLIDEADTFLAGEVMRGILNSGHDRRQAFVVRRSGADVTTYSTWSPKIVALIGDLADTLRDRSITVELRRKLPEEQVVRLGASDIALLHEQKGSAFFWVKQHLDALRTADPEIPGALHSRAADNWRPLIAIADLVGGSWPDRARTAAIMSVDSDDEGSVTEQLLMDIKEIFSDIVEARISSAELVGRLCQLDDRPWKESAFGRRLTPNLLASRLRAHRIRPKSIRFERGTLKGYEQSQFDDAFKRYVGNTASGAHTTGTPGPRGGDHVAIEIEVATEAKQVPVHEDRSPRLDESCPGVPAFVGRVGGDDDLQLFPAPNGVGLNPRD; encoded by the coding sequence ATGACACCGAGCAAGGGGCTCGGCGCGTTGCCGGAGGGAGCAGCTTTGGAGGACTTGAATTCGATGGACAGCGACTTGAACGACGAAGAGGAGTCCCTGCAGTGTCTTGGGCCCGCACAGACGCGCAAAGACGCCATTGCGGGAAATCGTGTCGGAGATGATGACACAGACATCTTCGCGATTCTCAAGACGTTGACGCAGGACGATCCTGAGGATGTCAAGCGATGCGCGCTGATGGAGTTCGCGTCGCTCCTATTGAAAAAGAAGAGTATCGAGTTCGTGATGGCGCGCGACGTCGCGGTAAGGACGCTGCGCAAGAGGGGGTTCGGCTCGCCAGCGGAGACCATCGATGCGGCGATCACGCGCTGCCAGCTCGAGCGGTGGGCTGCGGAGGAGAAGGAAGAAGCTGAGCGACAGGCGGCCGAGGCTTCGGTGCCCGTCGATGGGGCCAAGCTCCTGGATGACGTCGCCCGAGAGATCCGCGAGCACGTCATCTTGCCTGCGCACAGCGCCGACGCTGCAGCGCTGTGGGTGCTTCACGCCCATGCGCACGACGCGGCCACCCACTCGCCGATCCTCGTGTTGCGGTCCCCCGAGAAGCGGAGCGGGAAGACGACGATGCTCTCGTTGCTCGGTGAGATCGTGCCGCATCGAAGCTCAGCCGCCAACATCACGCCGGCGGCCCTATACACCATTGTCAACTATGAGCACCCGACCCTGCTAATCGACGAAGCCGACACATTTTTGGCTGGGGAGGTGATGCGCGGCATCCTGAACAGCGGTCACGATCGCAGGCAGGCGTTCGTGGTCAGGCGCAGCGGGGCAGACGTAACCACGTACTCGACCTGGTCACCGAAGATCGTCGCCCTGATCGGCGACTTGGCCGATACCCTGCGCGACAGATCCATCACGGTCGAGCTTCGACGTAAACTTCCAGAAGAGCAGGTTGTCCGCCTCGGCGCCTCTGACATCGCGCTCCTCCATGAGCAGAAGGGCTCGGCGTTCTTCTGGGTGAAGCAGCACCTCGACGCTCTGCGGACCGCCGACCCAGAGATCCCGGGAGCGCTGCATTCCCGTGCGGCCGACAACTGGCGCCCCCTCATCGCCATCGCCGATCTCGTCGGAGGATCCTGGCCGGACAGGGCGCGCACGGCGGCGATCATGTCTGTGGATTCCGACGACGAGGGCTCCGTGACCGAGCAGCTCCTCATGGACATCAAGGAAATCTTCTCAGACATCGTCGAAGCGCGAATCAGCTCCGCCGAACTCGTCGGCAGGCTGTGCCAGCTCGACGATCGCCCATGGAAGGAGAGCGCGTTCGGGCGCCGTCTGACGCCCAACCTCCTCGCTTCGAGGTTGCGGGCCCACCGCATCCGACCAAAATCGATCCGGTTTGAGCGCGGGACGCTGAAGGGGTACGAGCAGTCCCAGTTCGACGACGCGTTCAAGCGGTACGTCGGGAACACCGCGTCCGGGGCGCATACAACCGGAACACCGGGGCCACGCGGTGGTGACCATGTCGCCATCGAGATCGAGGTCGCGACCGAAGCGAAACAAGTGCCGGTTCACGAGGACCGATCGCCCCGTCTCGACGAGTCTTGCCCCGGCGTTCCGGCTTTCGTCGGCCGTGTTGGAGGCGACGATGATCTGCAACTTTTTCCCGCGCCAAACGGAGTGGGACTTAACCCGAGGGATTGA